A single genomic interval of Aureliella helgolandensis harbors:
- a CDS encoding DUF4332 domain-containing protein: MQLVNMDVERLGNITAGNRGQIESIRWQLGPFSPGLNAIYGPRGAGKTTLLHWLRTVTSEQYGASYVPPQWAIQPQALTGMVEIVDRQQHYRASSDRNGAVRVELLDPAHRVWPAQPFSRFEANGYQRQLSPQQLTAFSALNGAHGNSDTESNLREIASRLGLDEATERPYASERQQLLARKSELQRRVEDLASVPQSREYLAARRSELERELSSIRNGIAPYRSDEAATDYHRFDERMTVIQRELQQALDEVNSLDSELANCQAELKATPTEAAPVNVDESYRLQLQQLDDRLNRWRQTLRDLKAHRERIEHDATDAQLDKQIGEQLSVTKDSDPRAALRSLEVQIVSTRKQIDELIGRYGGMESLAAPQAYDVVRDANGETRIAYTDAHRHLPESLALPETLRAMQKDLYEVCQQLARHESQSTCETLKTQALQLKRAESELLESVQKLIEERAALLRRIAAEYHLSVDQLTLAFGEWCQCQDHPHLQDWLLSDESGKASACGVGTQTTRHGIAEQIASITSRRKQAMLRVEDCRRQLRDADIYRQQARGVQHEVMGRREVDLLRELDQQAAQLKDWETRDRLTAELHEVERQLDRTPVDSPAVNSTSFQTRYNGHVAALMGRIERQSADRSYRTPAAHRFDLVDGVVRDGHAQYETYEKVVPNAIVRLALRLAIAESLLQRGESICLLLDDALSELTREHQQRAIAHLATVASTGQQVILLTSDRALAELVRECQGWVGNLIPDRAPVRQGPDINQQLSAIANDHEADKWYQPDWANGNHREVRSEYYLTEHSPIDDAPSIDANSASRCRGLGVVCIGDLLDIEPNWLAENLRIEGIHASTVTRWQAEVRLLCSVRKLRPFDARVLVGAGIRSPQQLAEVHPSHLLQRVEKFLTTERGRRIMNSGSSRELSRITTWIASAKSGPTRYERTSIIDDLPDDYVEYESAGRSEYESSDESDYTRSARSSSSKSRSRSSGQRRSSNGASDSSGNQRRRTEDSRDASRSSRNGTRASRQAFPKLRQPELNGSGRAAASNGAHRESTESSHGRASSRETVRIVAETAEPESQLKFYLELSSPVVDAPSIGPRMATRLEKVGIFTVDQLLAADPEFLADKLDNRRVSSDTVLAWQLQAQLVCRIPNLRGHDAQMLVACELTAPEELMDIDPQDLLDSVVAYAQSTEGQRILRGSKEPDLEEVNNWISWAASCRSLNAA; this comes from the coding sequence ATGCAATTAGTAAACATGGACGTTGAGCGTCTTGGAAACATCACGGCCGGAAATCGCGGGCAAATCGAGTCGATTCGCTGGCAATTGGGGCCATTCTCTCCCGGTTTGAATGCGATTTACGGCCCTCGTGGAGCGGGGAAGACAACCCTCCTGCATTGGCTCAGAACGGTCACTTCCGAGCAATATGGGGCAAGTTATGTGCCGCCTCAGTGGGCCATTCAACCCCAGGCATTAACCGGTATGGTGGAGATCGTAGATCGCCAACAGCACTACCGTGCCAGTAGCGATCGCAATGGTGCAGTACGCGTCGAGCTGCTCGACCCGGCGCATCGAGTGTGGCCCGCACAACCCTTTTCGCGGTTTGAGGCGAACGGATACCAACGGCAGCTCTCCCCACAACAACTAACTGCATTTTCCGCGTTGAATGGCGCTCACGGAAATTCCGACACCGAATCGAATTTGCGAGAGATCGCATCGCGTCTGGGCTTGGATGAGGCGACCGAGCGTCCCTATGCATCCGAGCGACAGCAGTTACTTGCTAGAAAATCGGAACTGCAACGCCGTGTCGAAGACCTAGCCAGCGTCCCCCAGTCCCGTGAATACTTAGCTGCAAGACGGAGCGAGTTGGAGCGAGAGCTGAGCAGTATTCGCAATGGCATTGCTCCCTACCGCAGTGATGAGGCTGCTACGGACTATCATCGCTTTGATGAGCGAATGACGGTCATCCAACGCGAGCTGCAGCAAGCACTGGACGAAGTCAATTCACTGGACTCTGAGCTCGCCAACTGCCAAGCTGAACTCAAGGCCACCCCTACAGAAGCGGCGCCAGTGAATGTGGACGAATCGTATCGTCTGCAATTGCAACAATTGGACGATCGGCTCAATCGTTGGCGACAAACCCTGCGAGATTTGAAGGCGCATCGCGAACGCATTGAGCACGATGCAACCGACGCGCAGCTCGACAAGCAAATCGGCGAACAGTTGTCGGTGACGAAGGATTCCGATCCACGAGCTGCACTTCGTTCGCTCGAAGTGCAAATTGTGAGCACTCGCAAGCAAATCGATGAGCTGATCGGACGCTACGGTGGTATGGAGTCGCTGGCCGCTCCACAAGCGTACGACGTCGTCCGAGATGCCAATGGGGAAACTCGCATCGCTTACACCGATGCACATCGACACCTTCCTGAGTCTCTCGCTTTGCCAGAAACCTTGAGAGCCATGCAGAAAGATCTGTATGAGGTCTGTCAGCAACTGGCTCGGCACGAATCTCAGTCGACTTGTGAAACCCTCAAGACGCAAGCCTTGCAACTAAAGCGGGCTGAGTCTGAGTTGCTAGAATCCGTACAAAAGCTCATCGAAGAACGAGCCGCTTTGCTACGTAGGATTGCAGCCGAATATCATCTGTCTGTCGATCAATTGACTTTAGCCTTCGGGGAATGGTGCCAGTGCCAAGACCACCCGCACCTTCAGGATTGGTTGCTCAGTGATGAGTCGGGCAAAGCAAGTGCGTGTGGCGTGGGAACGCAAACCACGCGTCACGGCATTGCGGAGCAAATCGCTTCGATCACGTCTCGCCGCAAGCAGGCTATGCTGCGCGTGGAAGACTGCCGCCGACAATTGCGTGACGCTGACATCTACCGCCAACAAGCACGCGGCGTGCAGCACGAGGTCATGGGCCGTCGCGAAGTGGATCTACTGCGAGAGCTCGATCAGCAGGCTGCCCAATTGAAAGACTGGGAAACGCGTGATCGCCTGACCGCAGAGCTCCATGAAGTCGAGCGACAACTCGATCGCACTCCCGTGGATTCACCAGCGGTCAATTCCACGAGCTTTCAAACGCGGTACAACGGCCATGTTGCCGCTTTGATGGGCCGCATCGAACGCCAGTCAGCCGATCGTAGCTATCGAACACCCGCGGCGCACCGCTTCGATTTGGTGGACGGAGTCGTCCGCGATGGGCACGCTCAGTACGAGACTTACGAGAAGGTGGTTCCCAATGCGATTGTGCGTTTGGCGCTGCGTTTAGCGATTGCTGAGTCGCTATTGCAACGCGGCGAGAGCATCTGCTTGCTGCTGGACGATGCACTGTCCGAACTTACCCGCGAGCATCAACAGCGGGCAATTGCGCACCTAGCAACCGTAGCTAGTACAGGACAACAGGTTATTCTGCTGACGAGTGATCGGGCTCTGGCCGAACTCGTCCGCGAATGCCAAGGTTGGGTTGGTAATCTGATTCCAGACCGGGCTCCAGTTCGTCAGGGGCCTGATATCAACCAACAATTGTCAGCCATCGCCAACGATCATGAGGCCGATAAGTGGTATCAGCCAGACTGGGCCAACGGCAATCATCGGGAAGTCCGCAGTGAGTACTACCTGACCGAGCATTCTCCCATCGATGATGCTCCCTCCATCGATGCGAACTCGGCCAGTCGCTGTCGTGGGCTAGGGGTCGTATGCATCGGAGATTTGCTAGACATTGAACCGAATTGGTTAGCAGAAAACCTGCGGATCGAAGGGATTCACGCCTCGACTGTCACTCGCTGGCAGGCAGAGGTGCGACTGTTGTGTTCTGTGCGAAAGCTGCGTCCCTTTGATGCCCGCGTGCTGGTCGGTGCCGGAATACGCTCGCCGCAGCAATTGGCAGAAGTCCACCCGAGTCATCTTTTGCAACGCGTTGAAAAGTTCCTAACGACCGAGCGTGGGCGCCGGATCATGAATAGCGGTAGCAGTCGTGAACTTTCGCGAATTACGACTTGGATCGCTTCGGCTAAGAGTGGTCCCACCCGTTACGAACGCACTAGCATCATCGATGACTTGCCCGATGATTACGTGGAATACGAATCCGCGGGACGCTCGGAATATGAGAGTTCCGATGAAAGTGACTACACACGGAGCGCCCGCAGTTCCAGTTCGAAATCTCGCTCGAGATCCAGCGGTCAACGCCGCTCAAGCAATGGGGCATCTGACTCCAGCGGCAATCAGCGGCGTCGAACCGAAGATTCCCGGGATGCCTCACGGTCCAGCCGCAATGGGACTCGCGCATCGCGACAGGCGTTTCCCAAACTACGGCAGCCCGAATTGAACGGTTCGGGGCGAGCTGCAGCTTCGAACGGGGCCCATCGAGAATCGACTGAGTCCTCTCATGGGCGAGCAAGCTCACGCGAGACGGTTCGCATCGTGGCTGAAACGGCGGAGCCCGAAAGCCAATTGAAATTCTACTTGGAGTTGTCGAGTCCCGTCGTCGATGCACCTTCGATCGGTCCTCGGATGGCAACCCGCTTGGAAAAGGTTGGTATCTTCACGGTCGACCAACTCCTCGCGGCCGACCCCGAGTTCTTAGCCGACAAGCTCGACAATCGACGCGTTAGCTCAGATACCGTCTTGGCTTGGCAATTGCAGGCTCAATTGGTATGTCGCATCCCCAATCTACGCGGACACGACGCTCAAATGCTGGTGGCTTGCGAGTTGACCGCCCCCGAGGAGTTGATGGATATCGATCCTCAGGACTTGCTGGACAGCGTCGTAGCGTACGCACAAAGCACCGAAGGGCAGCGTATCCTACGTGGCAGCAAGGAGCCTGATCTGGAGGAAGTCAACAACTGGATTAGCTGGGCAGCGAGTTGTCGTTCCTTGAATGCCGCTTGA
- a CDS encoding cadherin repeat domain-containing protein, translating into MAMTQRERYLAIGVSVVVGLFGIQYGVSSLRGALELKQDLLKVEKDKSDDLRRTMTDGMIASKKIGELTRKSLPTDSQAAIAQYGDWLIKISEAAGIENIKSIPPSNALAISNSAYEIYNFKLTGECRTDEAIEFLGKFYSKDYLHTLASIKLTPAGKEGNLFSISIAANALALKGASPTQEPSDSASGRLAMSIDEYKEVILNRNPFSPPNQPPSLSTASKLTLTRGESWSEELAAKDPEAHPIDFALVSTDSPKGLELQGNRLKWKPEEVGEFEVTVEVSDGGWPRRSVEKKLTLVVVDPPKPEEKVEPPKFDVATQTFVSALVSGRNGPEAMVRSRTDNNRFDLTPGQEIEVGSIKAKVVSINVQEGFIEFETDGAHWTVGMDSSLAAAFEKSKAD; encoded by the coding sequence ATGGCGATGACTCAACGAGAACGATATTTGGCAATTGGTGTGAGCGTAGTCGTCGGGTTATTCGGCATTCAGTATGGTGTCAGTTCCCTGCGCGGGGCCCTCGAGCTCAAACAGGATCTTCTCAAAGTTGAGAAAGACAAGAGCGATGATTTGCGTCGCACGATGACCGACGGGATGATCGCGTCGAAAAAGATCGGCGAACTGACTCGCAAATCGCTCCCTACCGACTCCCAAGCTGCGATCGCGCAATATGGGGACTGGCTCATCAAAATTAGCGAAGCAGCAGGCATTGAAAACATTAAATCGATACCGCCGTCAAATGCTCTAGCCATCTCGAATTCGGCGTATGAAATCTACAATTTCAAGCTCACTGGCGAATGCCGAACCGATGAGGCCATCGAGTTCTTGGGCAAGTTTTACAGCAAAGACTACCTACACACCTTGGCCAGCATCAAACTGACTCCTGCGGGCAAAGAGGGCAATCTATTCAGCATTTCCATCGCCGCCAACGCCCTGGCATTGAAGGGTGCATCGCCAACGCAAGAACCTAGCGATTCGGCATCGGGTCGCCTGGCCATGTCGATCGACGAATACAAAGAGGTGATCCTGAATCGCAATCCATTCTCCCCCCCGAATCAACCGCCGAGCCTCAGCACGGCTAGCAAATTGACCCTGACGCGTGGCGAGTCTTGGAGCGAAGAATTAGCCGCCAAGGATCCGGAAGCCCACCCCATCGACTTCGCACTGGTCTCCACCGATTCCCCCAAGGGCCTTGAACTGCAAGGCAATCGGCTGAAGTGGAAGCCCGAGGAAGTCGGAGAGTTTGAGGTTACCGTGGAGGTCAGCGATGGCGGATGGCCACGACGCTCGGTTGAAAAGAAGCTCACCTTAGTCGTCGTCGATCCCCCCAAGCCAGAGGAGAAAGTGGAGCCACCCAAGTTTGACGTTGCCACGCAAACGTTCGTGTCGGCACTGGTCAGTGGTCGGAATGGCCCCGAAGCGATGGTTCGCTCGCGGACGGACAACAACCGCTTCGACCTAACCCCCGGTCAAGAAATCGAAGTTGGCTCCATCAAAGCCAAAGTGGTGAGCATCAACGTCCAAGAGGGCTTTATTGAATTTGAGACCGATGGAGCTCACTGGACCGTTGGAATGGATTCCTCTCTGGCTGCCGCGTTCGAGAAGAGCAAAGCGGATTAG
- a CDS encoding type IV pilus biogenesis protein PilM — translation MSKQIIIDWQRDGLIVATGSQRSGKIVLDKVNCQPIVDHDEQQGDSDPESELPQNTNAEMALHRAVAELGGIKGEAIVIASREIVELRTVTVPRVEASELPDIIRFQAQRQLSNMGDSWALDYILLPDEPGQEMLTVLAGVISPAHLAELDSVCTSAGLSLENVALRPIETARFALTSAGLPSSGRAMVVSVSETTADFMIVRDGRVVQVRGTKLPASSEQFASAINGEIRRSLMAASSQLGNEPLTQVVLIAAPELAATIEEIVADATGATVAVVDPASVLPVETENRHALAHLSGPRISAMAGAVVFSQADKQATFDFKNPKKRPPKEKKTVTYVLAASAAALLLIGGVFWWRSTNAALDEEIQFTRARNAEQKESVAKAELKVKELKQIENFLASSPNWLDEVTYIAKRLPPANKVKIANLQLNSSPPHIRIGTVYADRSETISELEAALLDEDHIVHGTSKMQISTPVDGYTWQVTETISLVNRGWTLDEAMTELGAANDTPPAEALPETPTEAAEATGQEEASDAVIDESEVAPPGPASQAAGADGDSNSQTPTPAKEASPTEESESKASPPTPAAPVSDPQKQAALKPIKKPAA, via the coding sequence GTGTCAAAGCAAATTATCATTGACTGGCAACGCGACGGTTTGATCGTAGCCACCGGTTCACAGCGCTCCGGCAAAATCGTGTTGGACAAGGTGAACTGCCAGCCTATCGTAGACCACGACGAACAGCAGGGTGACTCGGATCCTGAATCAGAGTTGCCTCAGAACACCAATGCCGAAATGGCATTGCATCGCGCCGTCGCCGAACTGGGTGGTATCAAGGGTGAGGCCATTGTCATCGCCTCCCGCGAAATCGTAGAATTGCGTACCGTCACGGTGCCGCGCGTCGAGGCTAGCGAGTTGCCCGACATCATTCGCTTTCAAGCGCAACGTCAGCTGTCCAACATGGGCGACAGCTGGGCGCTCGACTACATATTGCTCCCCGATGAACCTGGGCAAGAGATGTTGACGGTGCTGGCTGGAGTGATCTCTCCGGCCCATTTGGCAGAACTCGATTCCGTCTGTACCAGTGCGGGGCTGAGCTTGGAAAATGTGGCGCTGCGGCCGATTGAAACCGCCCGCTTCGCTTTGACCTCAGCTGGATTGCCCAGCAGCGGACGCGCAATGGTCGTTTCGGTGTCCGAAACCACCGCAGATTTCATGATTGTGCGAGACGGTCGCGTCGTGCAGGTGCGAGGTACCAAACTCCCGGCATCGTCCGAGCAATTTGCGTCGGCCATTAACGGTGAGATTCGCCGAAGTCTAATGGCCGCCTCAAGCCAATTGGGCAATGAACCACTAACCCAAGTCGTTCTCATTGCCGCACCAGAACTGGCCGCCACGATCGAAGAGATTGTGGCGGATGCTACGGGGGCGACCGTGGCAGTGGTCGATCCGGCGAGTGTCCTGCCCGTTGAAACAGAGAATCGGCACGCACTGGCACATCTCAGCGGCCCCCGCATCTCTGCCATGGCGGGGGCGGTCGTATTCTCCCAGGCCGACAAGCAAGCGACTTTCGATTTCAAGAATCCCAAGAAGCGTCCCCCCAAGGAAAAGAAGACCGTTACCTACGTGTTGGCCGCCAGCGCCGCTGCGTTGCTGTTGATCGGTGGCGTTTTCTGGTGGCGTTCTACGAATGCCGCACTCGATGAAGAAATTCAATTCACCCGAGCTAGGAACGCTGAACAAAAGGAGTCGGTTGCCAAGGCGGAATTGAAAGTCAAAGAGCTCAAGCAGATCGAAAACTTTCTCGCTTCGTCTCCCAATTGGCTCGATGAAGTCACCTACATCGCCAAACGCTTACCCCCCGCCAACAAAGTAAAAATCGCAAACCTCCAACTCAACTCGAGCCCTCCTCACATCCGCATCGGCACCGTGTACGCAGACCGCTCTGAAACGATTAGCGAACTGGAAGCGGCCTTGTTGGATGAAGACCATATCGTCCATGGCACTTCAAAAATGCAGATTTCCACTCCTGTCGACGGCTATACCTGGCAAGTCACCGAAACGATTTCACTGGTCAACCGTGGTTGGACACTCGATGAAGCCATGACGGAGCTTGGGGCGGCGAACGATACACCGCCAGCGGAGGCTCTGCCAGAAACGCCCACAGAGGCGGCAGAGGCAACTGGGCAGGAAGAAGCCAGCGATGCAGTGATCGATGAATCCGAAGTTGCACCGCCGGGACCAGCCAGCCAAGCCGCCGGAGCGGACGGTGACAGTAACTCGCAGACACCCACTCCGGCCAAGGAAGCTTCTCCCACCGAGGAAAGCGAAAGCAAGGCGAGCCCCCCAACGCCTGCGGCTCCAGTTAGCGATCCCCAGAAACAAGCCGCATTGAAACCAATTAAAAAACCTGCGGCCTAA